ATGTGGATCAGGATATGGAGCAGGATCAGGATTGGGGTTATGCACAAATCCGATTTGTGCGATAATATTATTAATTATACTTCAAAGAACATGTCTACTTGAAAACAAGAATGCTTTTTTACTAATACTGTTATTCCTAGGTTTTTGTTTCTGTAAAGGTGGATATGGCGGAAATGCAGTGAAAAGCTGCGGATGCTAATTTAAAAATAAGGGGGAGCTTAAATGCTCTCCCATTTATAAATGAGGTGATAAATATGTCAAAACATCATAAGCGTGATAGAAATAATATGGATAATAACAATAACATGAATAATAACAATAACATGAATAATAATAACAATGGTAATGATGGAAATGGTAATAATGGTAACAGCAATAATAGTAATAACGGTAATAACAATAATCAGAATAACAATGCTAATAATAATCCACTAGCACAAATGCTTAATGGAAACGGTGCAAGTCCTTTGGTGGGATTAATATCTAGCTTTCTTTCAGGAAATGGTACCGGTAATGGTACTGCAAATGGTGGAAATATGATTGAGGGTTTACTTTCTGGTTTAGGAGGTAACAATAATAACATGTTAGGTAATTTACTAGGTGGGTTAGGTGGGCAGGACGGTAATATCTTAGGTAATTTACTTGGTAGTTTAGGTGGTCAAGACAATATTTTAGGTAACCTTATGGATAGTTTAGGTGGTCAAAGTAATAATATGAAAGGAAACTCAAATAATGGTTCTAATTCAGGTAATGTAAAGTCTACATCAAATGTTGAAAAAAATAATAAAAACAATAGTAATAATAACAATAATGTTAATAAAAATAATGATACTGAAAATAATGATATAGTAAGTTCAAATAAAAATAATCAAGACAATGTATTTACAAATATATTTTCAGGTATGGGAAATATAGATTTAAGTGAAATTTCAAATATGTTATCTGGAATAGATTTAAATAATTTAGATTTAAATAGTTCTGATTTTAATGATATGATGAATTCCATATCAAATAATGATTCTTTTGTAAATGATGATTCTTTTGAGAATAACGATGTTGAATTTAAACATACAAGTCCTAAGGAAAGTACACATAGTATTTTAGATGACCTAGAAGATGAAGATAAGGGGCAACTTATATATATATTAGCTCATCTAGTAGATGAGCAAAAGCTTGGAATGCTCAATAGAATCGTAGAGGAAAATACCAACTTAAGACATTAAGAGTATATAGATAAAAATTAATAAGAGCAACACATAAATTTAAAACTTATGTGTTACTTTTTTGTTTGAAACTATTATAAATTATCACTGTTGTCATCAGGTTGTTCATAATTTGCCATGGTACATTTGCCATCAAGAATTCCACCCTCAGAGATCATTAATTTTTTCACCGAAATATCACCGCGAACTTTGCCACAACTTTCTATAGTTAAGGTGTTTGTGCAAGAAACATTTCCAGTTATTATTCCATTTATATATGCATTATTACAGGTAATATCACCTTTTATTCTTCCTGTTTCACCTAATGCTACATCATCTTCACAAATTATGTTTCCATCAATAGAACCATCTATTTTAATAAGACCATTTCCATTCAAAGAACCAATTATAGAACATTGCTGGCCAATTAAAGTTTCAATTCTATTTACGTCTTTTTCTTTATTACTAAACATATACGATTCCCCCAATTTATATTATATTTTGTTTGTAGTAAACTATCTTTATAAAAAAATATTTAAATTTATTATTATAATGAATAAAACTAAGTAAAAAGGTTAATATTATAAATGTAATCGGAGTTTAAATCTCCATTTGCATAAAATTAAAACATTTTATGCGTAACCCCCATCCCCCCTTGGGACCGGTAATACGGTCCCTTTTGTAAGTTTATAAACGATATTAATATTTTACACATAATGTAATAGTTTTATTTTTTTATTTGATATCTATAGAGCTGATTTTAAAAGAAGGGTCTTTATTAGTATTTGGGATAAGTTTTAAAATTAATTCTATAGTATAGTTTTTGCTTTCTTTTAAATTGGTAACATTAGGTTCTAATAGATCATTTGTATTAGTTCCTTTAAAATTTAATGTCCATAAAACATCGCTAGTATTGCCATCTTTGTCCCATTTAAAATCTTTAAAAACAGCATCTTGGAAGGTTAAATGTACTTTTCTGTCAGATAAATCACTTAAGAGTGAAATATCATTACCATTTAAATCGGATGTAAAAAGATCTTTTGGCATAGTTAATTCAGAAACTGGAAAGGTTGCCATAAGATTTATGAAACCGAGTACTGTGGTTTTACCCATATAATTATCAACATAGTTGTAGTCAAAAGATTTTAAACTATCTTGAATAAAAATATAACTAATAAGATTTAATTCTCCATCTTTGATATTCCCAGATAACATTTTAGGTGTTTT
This window of the Clostridium estertheticum genome carries:
- a CDS encoding bactofilin family protein — its product is MFSNKEKDVNRIETLIGQQCSIIGSLNGNGLIKIDGSIDGNIICEDDVALGETGRIKGDITCNNAYINGIITGNVSCTNTLTIESCGKVRGDISVKKLMISEGGILDGKCTMANYEQPDDNSDNL
- a CDS encoding VCBS repeat-containing protein, yielding MKLQIIFLKKKYIYYVLAIIIFTITLTFLLLFKTNAISTFNIINESKMMQADLTGDGNKDILYIKTDVDKYYIQINSGDKCYYLEPSKKLNTVGNYYLQWPMRLTLMDISRNNVPEIFTQASVNNKAVQHVFLWTGEKYEDIFSSTNNILGFVDSKNNKTPKMLSGNIKDGELNLISYIFIQDSLKSFDYNYVDNYMGKTTVLGFINLMATFPVSELTMPKDLFTSDLNGNDISLLSDLSDRKVHLTFQDAVFKDFKWDKDGNTSDVLWTLNFKGTNTNDLLEPNVTNLKESKNYTIELILKLIPNTNKDPSFKISSIDIK